One Capsicum annuum cultivar UCD-10X-F1 unplaced genomic scaffold, UCD10Xv1.1 ctg51616, whole genome shotgun sequence genomic window, AGAGTCAAACAACGTACCATATGTTGATAATATTAAGGATTTTCAAAAATTGAACTTGTTGTAATGTTGTCCTTGTCTTGTTATGTCAAATCATGTTATATAAAAAACCTTTCTCTATACATTATGTCTTAGCAGAAAAAATATAGGAGTAATTTGAGAAATATTTGTACCTATAGCTAACTATGGCTAAAGATCAATTACAAGTGCTAAATGCACTTGATGTAGCCAAAACACAATTGTACCATTTCACAGCAATTGTAATTGCTGGAATGGGATTTTTCACTGATGCATATGATCTTTTCTGCATTTCACTTGTCACTAAGTTGCTCGGTCGAATTTACTATCATCATGATGGTGAACCTAAGCCAGGAATCCTCCCTCCTGCTGTCGCGGCTGCAGTGAATGGTGTCGCGTTCTGTGGGACCCTCTCGGGGCAGTTGTTTTTCGGGTGGCTAGGTGATAAGATGGGGAGGAAGAAAGTTTATGGAATGACACTTATGCTTATGGTCATTTGCTCGATTGGCTCAGGACTCTCGTTTGGTAAGACAGCTAATGGTGTTGTTGCAACACTATGTTTTTTTCGATTTTGgcttggttttggtattggtgGCGATTACCCTTTATCTGCTACGATTATGTCTGAGTACGCGAATAAAAAGACCCGCGGTGCTTTTATTGCTGCTGTTTTCGCTATGCAAGGGTTTGGAATATTGGCTGGTGGAATTGTCGCACTTATTGTTGCTGGTGCATTTAAAAACGCGTATCCTGCACCAATTTATTCTGTAAATGGTAACGATTCAACCCCTCCTGAAGCTGATTATGTATGGAGAATAATTCTCATGTTTGGCGCTATACCGGCTTTGCTAACATATTATTGGCGTATGAAGATGCCTGAGACAGCGCGTTACACGGCCTTAGTTGCCAAGAATGCTACCAAGGCAGCTTCCGATATGTCCAAAGTGTTGAATGTTGAAATTGAAGCAGAAGAGGAGAAGATTGTTGATGTGAAGGGGAACAATTTTGGTTTGTTTACTAAGCAATTTCTTCGTCGTCATGGACTTCATTTGCTAGGCACAACTAGTACATGGTTTTTACTAGACATTGCTTTCTATAgtcaaaatcttt contains:
- the LOC107854959 gene encoding low affinity inorganic phosphate transporter 3 (The sequence of the model RefSeq protein was modified relative to this genomic sequence to represent the inferred CDS: added 349 bases not found in genome assembly), with translation MAKDQLQVLNALDVAKTQLYHFTAIVIAGMGFFTDAYDLFCISLVTKLLGRIYYHHDGEPKPGILPPAVAAAVNGVAFCGTLSGQLFFGWLGDKMGRKKVYGMTLMLMVICSIGSGLSFGKTANGVVATLCFFRFWLGFGIGGDYPLSATIMSEYANKKTRGAFIAAVFAMQGFGILAGGIVALIVAGAFKNAYPAPIYSVNGNDSTPPEADYVWRIILMFGAIPALLTYYWRMKMPETARYTALVAKNATKAASDMSKVLNVEIEAEEEKIVDVKGNNFGLFTKQFLRRHGLHLLGTTSTWFLLDIAFYSQNLFQKDIFSKIGWIPHPETMSALDEVFKIARAQTLIALCSTVPGYWFTVAFIDKMGRFVIQLMGFFFMTVFMFALAIPYNHWTKKENRIGFVIMYSLTFFFANFGPNATTFVVPAEIFPARLRSTCHGISAAAGKAGAIVGAFGFLYAAQSTDSSKVDAGYPTGIGVKNALIVLGCVNLLGMLFTFLVPESKGKSLEEMSKENEGEEENYGRETKGENVQTISV